CAGAATAATGGCAAGTGGAAGCCAATATATCatcaaagaagaaagataagaaaCAGTAGATGAATCTGCCTGTTGTATCCTAGGAATCTAACTCAATAAAGTAAGAGAGCCACCTTAGCTGATTTTGGAATACTATCAATCCAAGATGAAATCCATCCCTTAACCATAAAATCCTCACAGTAAGCAAGCACATAGATGTGAACAGAATTTTCATTCCATCTATATGTAAATACCATGGTTGCATTTTCTTACATATAGACCTCTAGAATAAATAGCTTTACTGGACTCAAACCTCAATTACCTATTAACTTAGACAGCCTAATCCTATAATAATTCAATAACTCTCAAAACAGAATCTTTCAAAGCAGTAAACTAATTTATGGGGCTGGAGTTTGGCTCTTTGGCTTATGAATACAGTGCCTTggagatgaatgcagctccctaTATTGATCTCGACCTTCCACTAAGTTTTGCTAGTGTTCCTCCAAATCTAGCAGACTATTTGGGAGGCTCGAAACAGTTCTCTATCCAGTATTCCATCtatcaaaaagagaaaaagtaagGAAATAAACTAATTCTATTATATTTCTTTCAGATAAAGAGAAATCCTAACATTgtataaaaaaaacattaaaaactaTAGAAGACTAATAATTgacttttcatttattttttaggggATGCTAAATTAATGTCAATTATGTATGCAGATGCtgtgtaaaacagaagacaaggtagCAAAAAGCCAGAAAATGTAGGAAAATATCTTGCCTGTCAGCTGTTGAAGAAATCTTCAGAATAATGGCAAGTGGAAGCCAATATAgtattaaagaagaaagataagaaaCAGTAGATGAATCTGCCTGTTGTATCCTAGGAATCTAACTCAACAAAGTAAGAGAACCACCCTAGCTGATTTTGGAATACTGTCAATCCAAGATGAAATCCATCCTTTAACCATAAAAAATCCTCACAGTTAGCAAGCACATAGATGTGAACAGAATTTTCATTCCATTTATACGTAAATACCATGGTTGCATTTTCTTACATATAGACCTCTAGAATAAATAGCTTTACTGGACTCAAACCTCAATTACCTATTAACTTAGACAGCCTAATCCTATAATAAGTCAATAACTCTCAAAACAGAATCTTTAAAAGCAGTAAACTAATTTATGGGGCTGGAGTTTGGCTCTTTGGCTTATGAATACAGTGCCTTggagatgaatgcagctccctaTATTGATCTCGACCTTCCACTAAGTTTTGCTAGTGTAATTCAGTTTTGCTAGTGTTCCTCCAAATCTAGCAGACTATTTGGGAGACTCGAAACAGTTCTCTATCCGTTATTCCATCtatcaaaaagagaaaaagtaagGAAATGAACTAATTCCATTATATTTCTTTCAGATAAAGAGAAATCCTAACatttaaaattaatgttttcctctttttctagtTCTTGTTTTGGTCTAATTTTGCTGAGATAAAACTTCCGATGGGGTCCACCTGGCAGCTATCAATGTAGATCAAGAGAGGTTCCAGCACAAGTTTTCACGTTGGAACAAGCCCAAATCCAAGTCTAATGGGTTAAGTAGCGTAATAGGTTATATGGGTCATGGACGAGGAATTTTTATGTCTCTATTGAAAAGAGCATATCTTGACAGTCTAAATAAGAGGGATAAGTAGCCCATACGAATTTAACTAATTAGTTGTATCTAGTCCTCTAAAATTGTGAAGTCTTTGGGGGTGTCGATAGGTTAGTTTCATTGTTAGTTGTGAAAGACTTTGAAAATGTTAAGTTCATTAAATATCTTGAATACGGTATGCTAGctccctatgtgtctatctctcttcaaagggggggaagagagagatagacacatagggtgctagcatatgGTGTACCGTTAGCATCCCCAACCTTTTccctatatatgtatatatcacatGTTTTAAACCACTTATGGGACAATAGCTCATGAAAACGTTATCATAAATCATCAGACTaatatttctgtattttttttttttgggaccgagtttccctccacccacagtgaatgagaatccattcGCCGTGGGTATGGGATTGGCAGGAGAAGgcatcgggagggtatttttggatcatactaaaaccctagggtGGCCAGTGAACCATATTCTACAGGTGGAGGAAaactgtcttttttttttagttcaaggTTTTAGAAATACCATTTTTACGGAAAATGATTGTCAAAATTCTTAAGGTTGGCATCTTTCACTCATTGTTATCAAATTCCTTTTACTGtttctgatgttttttttttttttttcattgagaTACCTACTTCAGTATTTAAGAGTTTATTCTCATCTCATGGTCTCTATACCTTTATTATGTTTCAATACTCCTAACAGGTTTGGATCCTGCTGTGGTTATTACGTTAACATATACTTCTGTTTcacttttttagaaattccGGAAAGAAGACAAACATCTCTCAGCAACTGAGGCCTACATGCGGAGGTCAAACTCTTTACAGAGAGTAAGTATGTTAATGAATACCTTTAAGGTGAATTTAAAAATAGTCTTTTAACattataaaaaatctatttagTTTAAGGGAGTTAGTTAATTGTAGCTAAAATTAAACTTATGCTGCAAATAACTGGAAGTAAATCTAATCCAATAAACTAAGCCTGCTCTTTGTAGATTTATGCATTTCTTTCAGCTGAAATGAAACTTATGCTGCGATTAACTGGAAGTAAATCTAACCCAATAAAGTAAGCTTGTTCCTCGTAGATTTATGCATTTTTTTCCCGCTatgttttctttagtttctttttcttccttttgaaaaggggggggggggcgctgaTAGTCTTTGCTTATTTGCTGCAATTATTTCTATCCCTTCCTAGAGTTGGACATTAACCTCCCAAACATTGCGATATCTGTGGGAATGAGCATAAATGAAGTTATCTCATGGGGATACTGAAGAAAATACTTTTTGAAAATAAGCGTGCTTGTTGTAATGAATTTTGGGACACATCTTGGATTGATAGGATATAGATGGCATTGTTTTGACAATAATACTATCAGACTAATTAAAGGAATTGTCTaaatgtaaccttcttttgattgccacTTGTCTTATTCCATAAAGTTCTTTAAGccaaagttttcaaaataatctGAAAGTGACTTGCCATCATTGTCATTCTTAAGAGCTGTTATTGtctccatagttatcaaggcgggaaggcgaccatggcgttttagagggtaaaaaaacaaggcgacaccgccattgCGGCTaggcgcccgccatggcgcccaaggcgtccaaggagtGTTCACCATGGCGACACCTtggcgatgccttgataactatgattatCTCACACTTTTTTGTATACGCATGTGAAATGATGGATTTTAcctcattaaaagaaaatttgtgtAATGCTAAGAGGTGCAAATaaataaagttacaaattaATTGACACCTTaaagggtgtcaataagaaaatcactTATATAAAATTGTAAGAACCAACTGTTGTCCATGTGGGATAACTAAGGTGCTGGGTTCCAACACAATTTTACTGGGAACCCATTGGTAGTTTGATTGGGGCATGGATTTGATGGTTATGTTGTTCACATTGTCATATAtattcatgattaaaatttcaGACCAAATGTGTTGTCATAGAGGTTTAAAAGAAGTTTGAAAAGTATAGGAAGTAAACCCAACATGAATGCATCAGGAACTGTTCGAAATTAAGGGGCGGGGGAACCCAATACGTGGTGGGCCGTATGGTTGAAATAGGGTACCAAAATTGACAAATGGCCTCTCAACCGTATCCCaaatctatccaatggtcagattgcCAAATCATCCACTCATGCGGCTGAAAAGTGGCACTTTGATGGAAAGGTTTCGAAGTACTGTTTTTGCCCTAACTAATTTCTAATAAGTACATATGGATATCTAGAGATCCAACGGGTATATAATTGTATTTGCTTGCAAGTAGCATATTCATTAATGATTGTGTAAATAATACAACTATGAATATATCAAGAGGTGTGTTATCTAATGTAATGAAAactaattaagaaaagaaatacaaagaCCTTTTTTCGGTCCAGCAGTTTGTCTTTTAGCTCCTTTCAGGATTCTGATATTACAGAAGTGTCTAATTATTACGGATATGTTATGCACACCGATGATATTAATTAATAGAGAACCAATTGTGCTAACCACCCAAATGAGTGATTTTGGAGTGTGTTGGAAGTATCCTGTTCAGTGGTTCATATTGTTTGTCAAAAAGTTGGTTGCTGCATGTTTTGTGGATCAATTAGATGGACTATTCCACATGgggaataaaaaacaaaagtttcATATCAAATATGTTGACTCATCTTGGTTAGTGGAGGGAGTTCTGCCTAGAGTTTATAGTGTGATAGTTAAATGATTGAAACTGTCTCTAGGCTGAGCAAAGGGCACGTGAAGAAAGTGAAAGGCTGCGGCAGCAGGAACGTGAGCAAATtgcagaaaagaggagaagagatctGGTGTGTTTGCTTGTTTCTTTTCCCGTGACTTAAGCTTGTGACTTGAACAAACTTGAAAATAGCTTCTTTGTTCATATGATCACCTTTTTTTCACTGCAGACTCTCCGAGCACGTGTTGCAGCCAAGGCAGAAGAAAAGAAGTTGGAGCTGCTATTTCTTCGGTGGAGTGAGCACCATGAAAAGCTTTGCAATTTTCTAAGGTACAttgaattaaaacaaaaataagtaGACCCTGCCGGCTGTACTTTTCCAGTTGTATGTTTTCTTGGTTACTGTTTACATGctcaatttcttctctttttgcaggttatttttaattttggtaCAAAGTGTCCATATTCACAATTTTATTGAGACAAAGATAAGTTTCTGTTCGTGTGCATAATGTTGAAGAAACCGGTCGCTTCCTGCTTCTTTGCAGGATTATAGGTAGAACAACAAAATTTAGATTTTAGTAATGTCTGACTCTTGTTTGATGTTTGTGGGTTGTGGTCTATTAGGACTAAAGCGGAGCCGCCAATATATTACATGCATGCGAAACCATTGGAGGAAGATGCAGCTCTGGTTGAGGAGCGTAAAGAAAAGGTGTGTTGTAGTTTGGATTTTGTTGCTAATCTTGCTACAACTGAATTTCTTTATTCCTTCACAACTGAATTTCTTTATTCATTGGAAGGAAGTGATTAGGAGTCGCATTGTGAATCTGATATAAGATGCTTTGTATGAACAATTTAATACCCCAGAAGCAACATGTCCATATGTCTGATCTCAAGTCTTTCCAATCGAGTAAACCACCTGCTTCTTTGTGGTCAGCAATTCAAGATCTATTAACAATACAGTCTGCTCATAAGATTTATATTTGGCATAGCCAGAAGTGCCTTTGGATGCTGCTCATTGGTTGGTTAATCTGTATCCACATACAACTGTCTGATGGTTGTACTGAATTAAACAAAGTTTTAGTTGTCCTCTAATATAGTATTAAATTGTCAAAATTATGTTTCACATTCGTATCCCTTGCTAGGAGGTATTAATCATCCTTTCAGAATTGAAATAATAAGGTCTTGAGTGCAAAGATAGAAAAGAAATGTTGATTAATACTTGGTAAATTACATTGCAGGCTTTTCTGGAATGGAAAGCTGCTAGAAGGGAGGAGCTATCAGCCTATCAGAAGCAGATTGCAGAACAATACGTTGCGAATGTGGAAACAGAACTGGAGAGATGGCAGAACGGAAGGAATGCAAGAAAAGCAAACAACAATTTGAACCAGGAGACAATGGACAAAGAACTTGAAACCCACAGGCTTGAGCATGGACCTAAGACACGGAAGATCCCTGATAGTGACAACAATATTGATGAGGATGATGTGGAAGATATCAATGTGGGAGAAGATGATATGATGGATGATGTCCTTGGGGTCGATGATAATAGCAGGAGAGTTGATGAAATAGTGAAGCCTGAAGAAGTTAATGCCAGTTTAAACGAGGACAATGTAGaaaagtagtagtagtagtgaaAGCATTCGATCCTAGTGTTTTAGTGAGCTCAAATTAGTGTAGCAACTCCAACAATTAACCATTTTGGGTTGgtatttattatttgttttctaATGTTATATTTCATGGATTTTGTTAAGATGAGTGTATCTTTCTTTTATTGGCATTGGTTCATCTTTCATAACAAAACCAGTTGTCTGGTCTTGGGTCTGCCTATGATAATATTCTAAATTACACTCATGGTGTTTTGCTAACCTTATTTTTGTCATGATTATTgtaaggccaaatgttctctgtgctggggTTATGCCCAGATACATGGGGttgggtgaaatgatcaccctgatCCCCCTGAATggcactcccatgtgtttgggcgtagaCTATGatgcggcacagaaaacataAGCCCTGTATGTAATATGGATCCCAaaattactttatttttttgatgatttaAATTTGCCCGCACGGCCTGTGCAGCCACGGGTCCAAACACCCTAACCCCAGCCCCTATGTACCCACCCTCGTGGCCATGAATGTCACAACACCCTATGCAACCCCACCCCATTCACACTTATCATGGACCCCCATCACATCATACCACCTCACCCTAGCTAAGCCATGTCACCCTTACTCCTATGCCACCTACTCCCTATTCCCTTGCTCCTTGGAACCCACCCGCTTTACTTTAATTGCTAACCTATAGGAGGAGCCCTTACCTTAGCTCCACTTTAGACCCAACCAACCCCAAAATGCCACATACCTtcctcccttcttttttttaatctaaaatattatttttgtgggagaatgttctctgtccGGGCCCACATAAGGGTGGGGGCAATAACCACCCTGCCTCCCTGAATAATACTGTAGCAGATCCATGTGTCAAGGCAGAACCTGTACTGCGGCAGAGATAACATGAGCCCTGTAAAGAAAGACAAGAAAATAGAGAGGGAAAGACCCTAGCATTACTTCTAAAGTGGGTTTGTATATGTAGTGTCTGTGGGTTTGTGCATCGGTCAGTAGTGCTTTCTAGAATAAATGACCCTGTCATTTGTCAGAATCTTACAGTTTTCCTAGAATAAACGATTTCGGCATCGTTAGAATATTACTGTTTTATTTACATATTTTGATATCCAGAATTTtagtcatttttcttttttttctgttttttatttgtcATTTTGATCACTTTAGAATTTCAGCTCTTCAGTCCCTACGCCgtcacttttttttggtaaaactaggggtgtcaatgggtcaagttgggctgggcctacccttaaccctaacccacccttagGGACCTTAATATAAATCCTAACCCAATCCAACTCTGCTAGGGTCTCCCCTAATCCAATcgggccctgattgaccctgattgggtcGGGCAgcgtcgggttggccctgattgaccctgctcctgaccctgatttttgtttttaatcccATGAAATTAATACCTGTCTatatgaagggaaaaaaaaaattcatttaacAATATGAAATGCATCAAGTAAAACAGAGGAATTCTCATATCAATGGCACATTGAGGAAAACAGTCAAACGAGACAAAATAGTAACGAaatctaaataaataatttcaattgttgaaaagaagaagaagacaataaaCATAagattaaaaggggaaaaatcaGAAATAATTTCAATGGGAAGAAACAGAAACCCCAATGTCGGACCTTGGGTCTCTGCAACTACTTCCTCGGCTGCTGCTTCCTCCACTGTTGCTGTCGTCTCCTCCCCTCGGGTCTCTGCAACTTTGACCTCCTTTGGGGCTTCGGGTGGGAAGAAACAGAAACCCCAACATCAGACCTCCACTCCTCCGATCCCAGTCGAAGTTTCGGTACAAGCTGAAAatttgaaaagtgaaaacagaaACCCCAACTCATTCCTccgggaaggaggaagaggaaggcagCGAGCGGCGTCAATCTGGATGAAaacttgaaaactgaaaatTGAAAACGGATTTAGGGTTTAGCCATCTTTAGggcttttttgtcttttcatttttaatttttctcagTTATACTTATATctataattaatatatatatatatatatatatatatataataccgGACCGGGCCAAACCCGAGGTATTATTCCAAACCCGATCCGACCCTGTTAGAGTTAGATTaaaactcaaccctaacctgtCCTTCGGGTTTACAGATCAGGGTCGgggctgggccgggctcagggccaAGCCGGGCCCTTTCGGAGTGCTGAAATTACTTGTAAACATCTTTTTCCAATGCTCTTTATCAAGCGTTAGACACTATTACGCACAAGATGGCTTGTGTCACAGTTTTCACTTCGAATAAAATTTGATCCCTTTAGTTACTTATCTCTATGTCCTAAAAATCCAATGCATGCTTCCTACTTGGGgagcaatctctctctctctctctctctctctctctctctcttccatacCCGGACTTGCAACCAAGGAGGATTCTCAATCTTATGTTCCATGTTTAGTGAAACCTTTGATATGCAAATCTTACCATAAAATGATATTTTAAAACCTACTTTCCTTTTCTTAAACATAAAGCTTGATTAGATAATGCTTAATTAGCAAGTTTCCACTAGGTATCAAAAGCACAATGGACCCTCCTTAAAGCTAAGCTTCATTATTTGACAACACAAATGTTATTAAACAATAATGTAGATAGTTGTGATCAACACTAGCTACAATCTTTTGGTTTTTGCAAATTCTAAAATTTTCCAAACCGTAATCATTCAATTAGTCTAGTCAAcaaagttagggttttttttttatttttttattttttcaaatcagTCTCATTCTTGATTTAAGTGTTTGGAAAAGACATATTCCTGCCCTGGTGTGATCCACCATTTGATGAATGGGCCCTCCTAACTTGTAAGCCCGAAGTGGGGTCAGCAATATTAGACCTTTTGGATCCATGATGGTCAATCAAGAATCTTTTAAGCAAATTTGAGATGATTTAAATATTAAGGTGTCTGCACATATAACTCTATTGAATACAATAGCTCATGAAGCATCTAATAGAAACCCCAAAAACCACCgtagaaaaggaaaaagctAAGCAGATAGCCAAAAGAGAAAGACTGGGCTAGTGCGACTTCACCTTCACGCATTGTGCACATTAGACTAACCCCTTCCCTAAATAAAGCCTCaaccaaatccaaaatcaaaccCTATACCAAGGGTTGTTGGAATTTTAggttttaaaaatattttattaaaactatttattaatttttataaaatatttattagAGGATTTTGTCGTTTTCTAATAAATACTTAAATGATCAATAAGTGTGTTTATTGAAAAACTTGTTTAAATGATCAACAAACAAAGCTTGTGAAAAAATACATGATTTGTGGGCATATCCTTTGGAGACACCCCTTGATTGTATCCCTTCCTCTCTTATATAAGGAGATGAGATATTGTCTATTTtaaacaatttttttgttttgaaaatagttctaaaaattctgttttcatCTCTATCATAGTATGTCTATGTCAATGAATTGGTGAGTATAACCTTCGAATACTGTCTGATTGTAATCACATTTGAAGTGTTGTAATGCGGACTAAAGTGATACAAGATGATGTCTATTGGTGCTGTCAATTCCTTCTCCAACCTCTACAAGGATATTTCGGTGGCATACAAATTATCATACTAACAGATAAGTCTTATACTACTACccattacattatatttctaACAAAGGTGTCAAACAGAACGGTTCTTGGTAATTAAAATCGTTTGGTCCCAAGAGGGCCAATCCAAAACCATCTTGTTTACTAAATGGTCCCAAACTTAGGATTTGGTCCCATTTAATAGTAGGATGGTCTGATTTCGATTCCTTAATAGTTCTAAGCCCTCAAAGACTCAAATCATTTAAATATGTACACAATTCTTAAGTATACATATAaatttctcaagcataaaaattattgaatatatatattctagCATAGAATAATCAAACATTAATTCTTAAACATATAAACACTCAACCAAACCCAATTCAGACCCAAATTACGTACACATACATGATACAACCGGGTagtaagagaagagagaaggccatagggctgtaaatggattggattcggctcggatagtgctatatccgcatccgcatccgattaacTATCGGACAGATTctgatagtgctaaatggatacagacacggatacggatcggatattttatccgtttacatgtaaatataatttttcggatagctatagcctatccatatccgcatccgtttatcttttggacggattcggatagtgctaaatgggtacggatacggatacaaaaacggatttcggctattcatttacaccccctCAGAAGGGTAGCGTAATTGCCACGGTTGTCACTCTCACACCAAGAGATAGAAACCACAAAACCAACCTATGTTCCCAGACCTCTAATCCAACTCCTCACTTCAACAGCCACATCCTTCCACTTACTActaatggattttattattttttgggtagaaaaaaaatcattgcgAGAGAAGTGCAAGGTTTCAATTCTACTAGGACAAGACCTTCTGAACCAAAGAATTAACCGCGCAGTTAATCTCCTGAGAATGTGAGAAAAGCAACAAATATTAAACACAGGGATTAGGAACCTACATCCTGAAGAATAGTGAATTCACACTACCAATTTTACACGGTCTAAATTCCTAGATTTGTGCTTTTATAATACAAAGATTACTCCCTCcaatgggaaaaagatcccaCAACAATTGTAGGGTTCACAATGTGTTTTTGATACCACAATTCTACGGACTATGGGACCCACTTCACCTTGGGATCCCAGGCTTTATGCGACAGAGATagatggatctttatcacctccagtttgctgaccggtctagttccctagttcctctaacaaaggggggctgaaatgacctctctacccatgcccaaacaccctgcccgggtgggatccaccatccccctattagagaaactggggaactgggccggtcagcaaactggaggtgataattttccgagATACATACCATGCTGACTCCGTTTTCAAAACACattgacacacacacacacacactctctctctctctcatcaaaagcaaaaaagaagaaaagggaatgAAAAGGATGAGAGAAAACTAGAAAAGAGCCGGTGACGAGAGAATCAGAGGAGCAGGTGGTAGGGAAGGAGGGgcgtgggaggagagagagagagcgagaggagtgaagagaaaagaatacATACATACTCCCCCAAGGCCCCAATAGGAATTAGCACGGCCTGAGCACAATAGCAGGAGAATGACAATGCATACTAACGTGAACGGCGAGCACAGACCA
The nucleotide sequence above comes from Telopea speciosissima isolate NSW1024214 ecotype Mountain lineage chromosome 3, Tspe_v1, whole genome shotgun sequence. Encoded proteins:
- the LOC122655995 gene encoding pinin translates to MGTVVEKTAEELRKEIEELHRQQWEITERLRDPRGLRRGGLAANGPRNFANGGRQRGFVRPADRADSDDQPPAKRRLSSAVVKVEDGEVTEDAEGAKDAKETADDTAATENESDRGSLNPELQRGGFRRDGNRPAAKDFEIPTEQVPRVLPKNEDPSLVNRNKRMLGQLLGTLEKFRKEDKHLSATEAYMRRSNSLQRAEQRAREESERLRQQEREQIAEKRRRDLTLRARVAAKAEEKKLELLFLRWSEHHEKLCNFLRTKAEPPIYYMHAKPLEEDAALVEERKEKAFLEWKAARREELSAYQKQIAEQYVANVETELERWQNGRNARKANNNLNQETMDKELETHRLEHGPKTRKIPDSDNNIDEDDVEDINVGEDDMMDDVLGVDDNSRRVDEIVKPEEVNASLNEDNVEK